Proteins from a single region of Chryseobacterium scophthalmum:
- a CDS encoding GreA/GreB family elongation factor has product MSEQIILTTGVYDLIKDHLRRKKTTAEEEKVLLAQLRNAKQVLRRDLPKDIVTINCEVKIKDSSHPQEQKFTIVSDDKAKVKKGKYSVLSDIVLAIVGNKEGEVIDWPFKEGDRKIEILSVEHIN; this is encoded by the coding sequence ATGTCAGAACAGATTATTTTAACCACAGGAGTGTATGATTTAATAAAAGACCATTTAAGAAGAAAAAAAACAACTGCTGAAGAAGAGAAAGTACTTCTTGCGCAACTGAGAAATGCAAAACAGGTATTGCGTCGTGATTTACCAAAGGATATTGTAACGATCAACTGCGAGGTAAAAATAAAAGATTCTTCACATCCTCAGGAGCAAAAATTTACGATTGTTTCTGATGACAAGGCAAAAGTGAAGAAGGGAAAATACTCTGTATTATCAGATATTGTATTGGCCATTGTGGGAAATAAAGAAGGTGAAGTTATTGATTGGCCTTTTAAGGAAGGAGACAGAAAAATTGAAATCCTTAGTGTAGAACATATCAATTAA
- a CDS encoding YdcF family protein, with protein MKKLIKYLKFIVVLIFSWFVIHTVYIVTDGLSDNGKKADIAIILGNKVNEDGTLSTRLEKRLETGIELYKNHRVKKILVSGGLGKEGFYEGDKMKEFLISNAIPDSVIFVDNYGNNTRLTVENSLKFQQKYKFKSIIVVSQYFHVTRTKKLFNDQGFENVSSVSPRYFEWRDLYSILREFPAYYTQLDSGENSSSIQKS; from the coding sequence ATGAAGAAGTTAATTAAATATTTAAAATTTATTGTCGTTTTAATCTTTTCTTGGTTTGTAATTCACACCGTTTATATTGTAACAGATGGATTGTCTGATAACGGCAAAAAAGCAGACATTGCCATCATCCTCGGAAATAAAGTAAACGAAGACGGAACTTTATCGACAAGACTTGAGAAACGTTTGGAAACCGGAATTGAGCTCTATAAAAATCATCGTGTTAAAAAAATTCTGGTAAGTGGTGGTTTAGGTAAAGAAGGTTTTTATGAAGGGGATAAAATGAAAGAATTTCTAATCAGTAATGCAATTCCTGACTCTGTAATTTTTGTGGATAATTACGGCAATAATACAAGATTGACCGTTGAAAACAGTTTGAAATTTCAACAAAAATATAAGTTTAAAAGCATCATCGTCGTTTCGCAATATTTTCATGTGACCCGAACGAAGAAATTATTTAATGATCAGGGTTTCGAAAATGTTTCAAGTGTAAGTCCGAGATATTTTGAATGGCGGGATTTGTATTCTATTTTAAGAGAATTTCCTGCTTATTATACTCAATTAGATTCCGGCGAAAACTCATCATCAATTCAGAAATCTTAA
- a CDS encoding helix-turn-helix domain-containing protein, whose translation MKSTFFSVQKKSSEYFKNIFSDSMYHIFLFSGNGKIIVDFTEYNFTGKTVFFSSPFQNIQILSEDQIEIEVLNFHGDFYCIEFHKKEVACNGLLFNNIYLFPHFSLTEEVYQEISDYFSKIQEVDYHEDFSGSVLQSYLQLILAISSREKNKLLPDKEIIKDDFNELKSFQNLVEEHFILEKNLSFYADLLHVTSNTLSKKIKSKFNKTPSQIIQERVILEAKKQIHLTRKSIKEIAVELNFNDEFHFSKYFKKYVGISPTQFRKETGISIVADLYK comes from the coding sequence ATGAAAAGTACATTTTTTTCCGTTCAGAAAAAGAGTTCGGAGTATTTTAAAAATATATTCAGTGATTCGATGTATCATATTTTTCTGTTTAGCGGAAACGGAAAAATCATTGTAGATTTTACAGAATATAATTTTACAGGAAAGACTGTATTTTTCTCTTCACCTTTTCAGAATATTCAGATTTTAAGTGAAGATCAAATTGAAATTGAAGTTTTAAATTTTCACGGTGACTTTTACTGTATAGAATTTCATAAAAAAGAAGTCGCATGTAACGGTTTACTTTTCAATAACATTTATCTTTTCCCGCATTTTTCGTTAACTGAAGAAGTTTATCAGGAGATTTCAGATTATTTTTCAAAAATTCAGGAAGTAGATTATCATGAAGATTTTTCGGGTTCGGTTTTGCAGTCATATCTTCAGTTAATTCTGGCTATTTCAAGCAGGGAAAAGAATAAATTGCTTCCGGATAAGGAAATTATCAAAGATGATTTTAATGAACTGAAATCATTTCAAAATCTTGTGGAAGAACATTTTATTTTAGAAAAAAACCTGTCTTTTTATGCGGATTTACTGCATGTAACCTCAAATACTTTAAGCAAGAAAATCAAATCTAAATTTAATAAAACTCCTTCTCAGATTATTCAGGAACGGGTAATTCTTGAAGCCAAAAAACAGATTCATCTTACCCGAAAATCGATTAAAGAAATTGCTGTGGAACTCAATTTTAATGATGAATTCCATTTCAGCAAATATTTCAAAAAATACGTGGGAATTTCACCTACACAGTTCAGAAAAGAAACAGGAATCTCTATCGTGGCAGATTTATACAAATAA
- a CDS encoding DUF417 family protein, whose product MLELLANSQKNVIHFLRISIFIVMAWIGGLKAFQYEAEGIIPFVANSPFMSFFLQKKVSDPDNYKLHKNKEGEVIPENIQWHKTNGTYIFSYALGSVICIIGILVLLGIFYPKIGVLSGILTAGMSVITLSFLITTPETWVPDLGGSQHGFPYLSGAGRLVIKDIIMLGAGLVIASDSAKSILKKE is encoded by the coding sequence ATGTTGGAACTTTTAGCAAATTCGCAGAAAAACGTCATTCACTTTTTAAGAATAAGTATTTTTATTGTAATGGCCTGGATCGGAGGTCTCAAAGCTTTTCAATATGAAGCTGAAGGCATCATTCCTTTTGTGGCAAATTCTCCTTTTATGAGTTTTTTCCTTCAAAAAAAGGTTTCCGATCCCGATAATTATAAGCTTCATAAAAATAAAGAAGGTGAAGTAATTCCTGAAAATATTCAATGGCACAAAACCAACGGTACTTATATTTTTTCTTATGCCTTAGGAAGTGTGATCTGCATCATCGGAATTTTGGTGCTTTTAGGAATTTTTTATCCTAAAATTGGAGTTTTAAGCGGAATTTTAACAGCCGGAATGTCGGTAATCACACTTTCTTTTCTTATTACAACACCAGAAACCTGGGTTCCGGATTTGGGTGGAAGTCAGCATGGTTTTCCTTATTTATCTGGCGCGGGAAGACTGGTTATAAAAGATATTATTATGTTGGGTGCAGGTTTGGTAATTGCTTCAGATTCTGCGAAAAGTATTTTGAAAAAAGAGTGA
- a CDS encoding NADP-dependent isocitrate dehydrogenase, with protein MSDKSKIYYTLTDEAPMLATHSFLPIVKAFTKSANIEIAVPDISLAGRILANFPEFLKDDQKIVDALAQLGELATQPDANIIKLPNISASAPQLDAAIAELQAKGFAVPNYPAEPKNDEEKAIKAKYAKVLGSAVNPVLREGNSDRRAPKAVKNYAKANPHRMGNWASDSKTDVAHMNSGDFYGTETSTTLENATKYKIVFKGNDGAETLLKDFAGLQAGEVIDSSVMNLNSLKSFVQEAIEEAKNRNVLLSAHLKATMMKISDPIVFGAIVETFFKDVFTKYAETFKSLDVNPNNGLADLFDKIKGNAQEADIKADIETALANGPRVAMVNSDKGITNFHVPSDIIVDASMAALVRGGGKMWNKDGNEEDTVCIIPDRSYAGFYQSVIDDMKAHGKLDPTTMGSVPNVGLMAQKAEEYGSHDKTFQASAEGTVEVQDENGNVLLSQKVEAGDIFRMCQTKDAPIQDWVKLAVNRARLSDTPAIFWLDKGRAHDREMIKKVEKYLADHDTNGLDIKILDVKDAMTETLKRAREGKDTISVSGNVLRDYLTDLFPILELGTSAKMLSIVPLMNGGGLFETGAGGSAPKHVEQFLEEGYLRWDSLGEFLALQASLEHLAQTQGNTKSQVLADALDEANAKFLATDKSPARKVGQIDNRGSHFYLAMYWAEALANQTADAELAEQFAPVAEAMQENEEVINAELIGAQGKPQNIDGYFKTDTYKTYEAMRPSTVLNEIIDGI; from the coding sequence ATGTCAGACAAATCAAAAATCTATTACACCCTTACGGATGAAGCTCCAATGTTGGCAACACACTCGTTTTTACCGATTGTAAAAGCTTTTACAAAATCAGCAAACATTGAGATCGCAGTTCCGGATATTTCTTTGGCAGGAAGAATCTTAGCAAACTTCCCAGAATTTTTGAAAGATGATCAGAAAATCGTTGATGCTTTAGCTCAATTAGGAGAATTAGCAACTCAACCGGATGCAAACATTATCAAATTACCAAATATTTCAGCTTCTGCTCCTCAATTAGATGCTGCTATTGCTGAATTACAAGCTAAAGGTTTCGCAGTTCCTAATTACCCTGCAGAGCCTAAAAATGACGAGGAAAAAGCAATCAAAGCTAAGTATGCTAAAGTTTTAGGAAGTGCTGTAAACCCTGTATTAAGAGAAGGAAATTCTGACAGACGTGCTCCAAAAGCTGTTAAAAACTACGCAAAAGCAAACCCTCACAGAATGGGTAACTGGGCTTCAGACAGCAAAACTGACGTTGCTCACATGAACAGTGGAGATTTCTACGGAACTGAAACTTCTACTACTCTAGAGAATGCTACAAAATATAAAATCGTTTTCAAAGGAAATGATGGCGCTGAAACTTTATTGAAAGATTTCGCAGGTCTTCAGGCTGGAGAAGTGATCGATTCTTCTGTAATGAATTTAAATTCTTTGAAATCTTTCGTTCAGGAAGCTATCGAAGAAGCTAAAAACAGAAATGTACTTCTTTCTGCCCACCTGAAAGCGACGATGATGAAAATCTCAGATCCAATCGTTTTCGGAGCTATCGTTGAGACTTTCTTTAAAGATGTTTTCACTAAATATGCTGAAACATTTAAATCTTTAGATGTAAATCCAAACAACGGTCTTGCAGATCTTTTCGATAAAATTAAAGGAAATGCTCAGGAAGCTGATATTAAAGCTGATATTGAAACTGCTTTAGCAAACGGACCAAGAGTGGCAATGGTAAATTCTGATAAAGGAATTACTAATTTCCACGTTCCTTCAGATATTATCGTTGATGCTTCTATGGCTGCTTTGGTAAGAGGCGGAGGAAAAATGTGGAACAAAGACGGAAACGAAGAAGATACAGTTTGTATCATTCCAGACCGTTCTTATGCAGGTTTTTATCAATCAGTTATTGATGATATGAAAGCGCACGGAAAATTAGATCCTACAACAATGGGTTCTGTTCCTAACGTAGGTTTGATGGCTCAAAAAGCTGAAGAATATGGTTCTCACGATAAAACTTTCCAGGCATCTGCTGAAGGAACAGTTGAAGTTCAGGACGAAAACGGAAACGTTCTTCTTTCTCAGAAAGTTGAAGCGGGTGATATCTTCAGAATGTGTCAGACTAAAGATGCTCCGATCCAAGACTGGGTAAAATTAGCTGTAAACAGAGCAAGACTTTCTGATACTCCTGCTATTTTCTGGTTAGATAAAGGAAGAGCTCACGACAGAGAAATGATCAAAAAAGTTGAAAAATATTTAGCTGATCACGATACAAACGGACTTGACATTAAAATTCTTGATGTAAAAGACGCAATGACGGAAACGTTGAAGAGAGCAAGAGAAGGAAAAGATACTATTTCTGTTTCAGGAAACGTATTGAGAGATTATTTAACTGACCTTTTCCCAATTCTTGAACTTGGAACTTCTGCAAAAATGCTTTCTATCGTTCCATTGATGAATGGCGGTGGTTTGTTCGAAACAGGAGCTGGAGGTTCTGCTCCAAAACACGTTGAGCAATTCTTGGAAGAAGGTTATTTAAGATGGGATTCTTTAGGTGAGTTCTTAGCTTTGCAGGCTTCTTTAGAGCATTTAGCACAAACTCAAGGAAATACAAAATCTCAGGTTCTTGCTGATGCATTAGACGAAGCAAATGCTAAATTCTTAGCGACTGACAAATCTCCTGCAAGAAAGGTTGGACAAATCGATAACAGAGGTTCTCACTTCTATTTGGCAATGTATTGGGCTGAAGCTTTGGCAAACCAAACAGCAGATGCAGAATTAGCTGAACAATTTGCTCCGGTTGCAGAAGCAATGCAGGAAAATGAAGAAGTTATCAATGCTGAATTGATCGGTGCTCAAGGTAAACCTCAAAATATTGACGGTTACTTCAAAACTGACACTTACAAAACTTACGAGGCAATGAGACCAAGTACTGTTTTAAATGAAATTATTGACGGAATTTAA
- a CDS encoding GNAT family N-acetyltransferase: MESIKFEITPYQDELQLLIDGKKVGYMSISVDGRLLNVYYTKIDENLEGHGYAKLLLDRLVSFAEEKDLMIDPECDFVRQQLENHPKRYKGIWHE, translated from the coding sequence ATGGAAAGTATAAAGTTTGAAATTACACCTTACCAAGATGAATTGCAGTTATTAATTGATGGTAAAAAAGTCGGCTATATGTCGATTTCCGTTGATGGAAGACTACTCAATGTATATTATACCAAAATTGATGAAAATCTGGAAGGTCATGGTTACGCCAAACTTCTTCTGGACAGGTTGGTAAGTTTTGCCGAAGAAAAAGATCTGATGATTGACCCTGAATGCGATTTTGTAAGACAACAGTTAGAAAATCATCCGAAAAGATATAAAGGAATTTGGCACGAATAA
- a CDS encoding MBL fold metallo-hydrolase, with product MIYLIILIAVLVVATYFVMSQEVFGAAPKGKRLEKILNSKNYKDKQFQNQSFTPQIAEGFSMPKVMLEFLFGKKDPLLKPLQAIPAIHTDLNKISANEDVFIWMGHSSYFIKIDGVSFLIDPVLSTFGSPFKFFNKAFEGSDLFKPQDIPNIDYLVITHDHYDHLDFPTVKAIREKVGKSIMPLGLGAHLERWGYSEDQIIEEDWGTTVALKEGFKITFTPARHFSGRKFQRNTTLWTSYVLETPTKKIFLGGDSGYDTHFKTIGEKYGPFDFAIMENGQYNPAWKYIHALPEDVIQASLDIQAKNIIPVHSGKFALALHPWNEPLQKVTMLGKEKNLQILTPKIGEKLDLNNTSYHFQNWWE from the coding sequence ATGATTTATTTAATTATATTGATCGCTGTACTTGTTGTGGCCACTTATTTTGTAATGTCTCAGGAAGTTTTTGGCGCAGCACCAAAAGGGAAACGTCTGGAAAAAATACTCAATTCTAAGAATTATAAAGATAAGCAGTTTCAGAATCAAAGTTTTACACCACAGATTGCCGAAGGTTTTTCTATGCCAAAAGTAATGCTTGAGTTTTTATTTGGTAAAAAAGATCCGTTGCTGAAGCCTTTACAGGCAATTCCTGCAATTCATACAGATTTAAATAAAATTTCAGCTAACGAAGATGTTTTCATTTGGATGGGGCATTCTTCTTATTTTATAAAAATTGACGGAGTTTCTTTCCTGATAGATCCTGTTTTAAGCACTTTCGGTTCACCTTTTAAGTTTTTCAATAAAGCTTTTGAAGGTTCAGATTTGTTTAAACCTCAAGATATTCCGAATATTGATTATCTGGTAATTACACACGATCATTATGATCATTTAGATTTTCCAACGGTAAAAGCGATCCGTGAGAAAGTGGGAAAATCGATTATGCCTTTGGGATTGGGAGCTCATCTTGAACGATGGGGATATTCTGAAGATCAGATCATTGAAGAAGATTGGGGCACAACTGTCGCTTTAAAAGAGGGTTTTAAAATAACATTTACTCCGGCAAGACACTTTTCGGGAAGAAAATTCCAAAGAAATACGACGTTGTGGACTTCTTATGTTCTTGAAACGCCTACGAAAAAAATATTTTTGGGTGGCGACAGCGGTTATGATACTCACTTTAAAACAATTGGTGAGAAATACGGACCATTTGATTTTGCAATCATGGAAAACGGACAATATAACCCGGCTTGGAAATACATTCACGCGTTGCCGGAAGATGTCATTCAGGCAAGTTTAGATATTCAGGCGAAAAATATTATTCCGGTGCATTCTGGGAAATTTGCTCTCGCTTTACATCCTTGGAATGAGCCATTACAAAAAGTGACGATGCTTGGAAAAGAGAAAAATTTACAGATTCTCACTCCAAAAATCGGTGAAAAATTAGATTTAAACAATACATCGTATCATTTTCAGAATTGGTGGGAATAG
- a CDS encoding S41 family peptidase yields the protein MKYFIFTLMMLSFVSCTSVKKYNEQRLSIIPPEKLLQDVDFAYQKLQEMHPNLNWYISKKELDFKFDSLKSTINKPLTPTQFYFKLQPVIAQIREGHLSLKIPAKKFSKKEIKALKNKKGLFGRFEYHVEDDHLYFIENKDSIQNIKPGTELLSINDVPVSNYLKKYRELISSDGYNTTFYSYYLKDVFFNFFVAEKGIMDSAKIETLYNDKKQTLVLKRESKNKQEIEKDKLDKKRTPEKKINDYVVSTNSYNRNLKFLDKDSTIAYMKIKSFSRSFSDKFYKESFAKIKNAESSYLIIDIRENYGGSLYEINQLYSYLTPEPFVLIKPSQLTSRVTPLKTNYFRKSNPLEYTLKSLAYPGYFFYQALNVYKGKDGVAYYKMKENKPTKPKENAFKGKVYVLINGGSFSASSVISSKLKFDKRVTLVGEETGGANDGTVAGFYSYQKLPNSKIDLPIGLLLIQPNITFENTKKGVTPDVEIEQSMQDIIDQKDSQLDWVKSEIEKEKSLKIAD from the coding sequence TTGAAATATTTTATATTCACTTTGATGATGTTAAGTTTTGTTTCGTGTACTTCAGTAAAAAAGTATAACGAACAAAGATTAAGCATAATTCCTCCTGAAAAACTGCTTCAGGATGTTGATTTTGCCTACCAAAAACTTCAGGAAATGCATCCGAATTTAAACTGGTATATTTCAAAAAAAGAACTTGATTTTAAATTTGACAGTTTAAAGTCGACCATCAATAAGCCTTTAACTCCTACTCAGTTTTATTTTAAATTGCAACCCGTTATCGCCCAAATCCGTGAAGGTCATTTATCTTTAAAAATTCCGGCAAAAAAGTTTTCAAAAAAAGAAATTAAAGCTTTAAAAAACAAAAAAGGTCTCTTCGGAAGATTTGAATATCATGTAGAAGATGATCATTTGTATTTTATTGAAAATAAAGATTCTATTCAGAACATTAAACCCGGAACTGAACTTTTAAGTATTAATGATGTTCCTGTTTCAAATTATCTAAAAAAATACCGTGAATTAATAAGCAGTGACGGTTACAACACCACTTTTTATTCTTATTATCTTAAGGATGTTTTCTTTAACTTTTTTGTTGCCGAAAAAGGAATAATGGACAGTGCGAAAATTGAAACTCTTTATAACGACAAAAAACAAACTCTGGTCTTAAAACGGGAAAGCAAAAACAAGCAAGAGATTGAAAAAGATAAGCTTGATAAAAAACGAACTCCCGAAAAAAAGATCAACGATTATGTTGTTTCAACAAATTCTTACAATAGAAATTTAAAATTTTTAGATAAAGACAGCACCATTGCTTACATGAAAATTAAAAGTTTCTCAAGGTCGTTTTCAGATAAATTTTACAAAGAATCTTTTGCTAAGATCAAGAATGCAGAATCTTCTTACCTCATCATCGACATTCGTGAAAACTACGGTGGCTCGCTGTACGAAATCAATCAGCTCTATTCTTATCTCACTCCAGAACCGTTTGTTTTGATAAAACCTTCTCAGCTTACATCAAGAGTAACTCCGCTTAAAACCAACTATTTCAGAAAATCAAATCCGTTAGAATACACTCTTAAAAGTCTGGCTTATCCCGGTTATTTCTTTTATCAGGCTTTGAATGTTTACAAAGGAAAAGACGGCGTTGCGTATTATAAAATGAAGGAAAACAAGCCGACAAAACCTAAAGAAAATGCTTTTAAAGGAAAAGTGTATGTTTTGATTAATGGTGGAAGCTTTTCAGCTTCATCTGTTATTTCTTCTAAATTAAAATTTGACAAACGGGTAACCTTGGTTGGTGAAGAAACCGGCGGTGCGAACGACGGAACAGTTGCAGGATTTTACTCTTACCAAAAACTCCCTAATTCTAAAATAGATTTACCAATTGGATTGCTTTTAATACAGCCCAATATCACATTTGAAAATACAAAAAAAGGCGTAACTCCCGATGTAGAAATTGAGCAAAGCATGCAGGATATTATTGATCAAAAAGATTCGCAACTGGATTGGGTGAAATCAGAAATTGAAAAAGAAAAAAGCTTAAAAATTGCTGATTGA
- a CDS encoding MFS transporter, which produces MLKEKNKFIATILAFAMIPMSGLATDIYLPSMPSMATELHQPESNIQLTLSIFLISYGLTQFFAGSIVDSFGRYKVSMASLALFVVSFLITATTQNIFVIYAMRVLQGILSGFAVVSKRAFFVDVYEGDERKHYLSIMTIVWSVGPIIAPFIGGYLQKIFGWQSNFYVLAGYSLVLLILELIFSGETLKKRNPFNVEFLLKEYDSMFKAKDFFYGMVMCGISYSMIMFFNLCGSFIIEHKMGYSEVIAGYVSLILGFAWMAGGFLGKALINKAFLPKIRYANFIQLSLIVLMFIASYFSNNIYSLVAFAFVIHVTAGFIFNNYFSYCIGRFPNSAGLAGGMTGGVVFILTSAISYGIVTLIRPQIQLEVAEGYFIMGVLGLLILSMIKWRKAHV; this is translated from the coding sequence ATGTTAAAAGAGAAAAATAAATTTATTGCAACGATTCTTGCTTTTGCGATGATTCCGATGTCAGGTTTAGCAACAGACATTTACCTGCCTTCAATGCCGAGTATGGCGACCGAACTTCATCAACCTGAAAGCAATATTCAGCTTACTTTATCAATATTTTTAATCAGTTATGGTTTGACGCAGTTTTTTGCGGGAAGTATTGTTGATTCTTTTGGAAGGTATAAAGTTTCAATGGCTTCTTTGGCTCTGTTTGTAGTTTCTTTTCTGATTACCGCAACCACTCAGAATATTTTTGTAATCTATGCAATGCGTGTATTGCAGGGAATTTTGTCGGGATTTGCTGTCGTTTCTAAACGTGCTTTTTTTGTGGATGTTTATGAGGGCGATGAGCGGAAACATTATCTCAGTATTATGACAATTGTCTGGTCGGTCGGGCCGATTATTGCGCCGTTTATCGGAGGTTATTTGCAGAAAATTTTCGGATGGCAATCTAATTTTTATGTTTTGGCGGGATATAGTTTGGTTCTTTTAATTCTTGAATTGATTTTTTCTGGCGAAACTTTAAAGAAAAGGAATCCTTTCAATGTTGAGTTCTTGCTGAAAGAATACGATTCGATGTTTAAAGCTAAAGATTTTTTCTACGGAATGGTGATGTGCGGGATCAGCTATTCGATGATTATGTTTTTCAATTTGTGCGGATCTTTCATTATCGAACATAAAATGGGCTATTCTGAAGTCATTGCGGGTTATGTTTCTTTAATTTTAGGTTTTGCCTGGATGGCAGGAGGATTTTTAGGAAAAGCATTGATCAATAAAGCATTTTTACCTAAAATTCGTTATGCTAACTTCATTCAATTATCTTTAATTGTTCTGATGTTTATTGCATCTTATTTCTCAAATAATATTTACAGTCTGGTTGCTTTTGCATTCGTCATTCATGTAACAGCCGGATTTATTTTTAATAATTATTTCTCCTACTGTATCGGAAGATTCCCCAATTCTGCAGGACTTGCAGGTGGAATGACCGGTGGAGTCGTGTTTATTCTCACTTCTGCGATCAGTTACGGAATTGTAACACTCATTAGACCTCAAATTCAGCTGGAAGTTGCGGAAGGATATTTTATAATGGGAGTTTTAGGGCTGCTTATTTTAAGTATGATTAAATGGAGAAAAGCGCATGTTTGA
- the tpx gene encoding thiol peroxidase yields MSTITFKGNPINTIGNLPEVGREAQEFTMVSSDLSEKNLADYTGKRVVLNIFPSIDTGICAASARKFNEEASNLDNTVVINVSRDLPFALSRFCAAEGLNNVETLSDFRGNFGEDYGVTLSDSPLKGLLSRAVVVLDEKAKVIYTEQVPEIGQEPNYEAAIASLK; encoded by the coding sequence ATGTCTACAATTACGTTTAAAGGAAACCCAATCAATACAATCGGAAATCTTCCAGAGGTAGGAAGAGAAGCTCAGGAATTTACAATGGTATCTTCAGATTTATCTGAAAAAAATCTTGCAGATTACACAGGAAAAAGAGTAGTATTAAATATATTCCCAAGCATCGATACGGGAATTTGTGCAGCTTCAGCAAGAAAATTCAACGAAGAGGCATCAAACCTTGATAATACAGTTGTGATTAATGTTTCAAGAGATTTGCCTTTTGCATTATCAAGATTTTGTGCAGCTGAAGGTTTAAATAATGTTGAAACGTTATCAGATTTCAGAGGGAATTTCGGGGAAGATTATGGTGTAACGCTTTCAGATTCACCTTTAAAGGGTCTTTTGAGCAGAGCTGTGGTTGTTTTAGATGAAAAAGCTAAAGTAATTTATACAGAGCAAGTTCCTGAAATCGGACAAGAGCCTAATTACGAAGCTGCTATCGCATCTTTGAAATAA